In one window of Caballeronia sp. TF1N1 DNA:
- the ompA gene encoding outer membrane protein OmpA produces the protein MNKLSKLAFIAATAVMAASASAQSVPASRQAVNDNWVNGTGEYVWMNGTNELCWRDAFWTPATANAKCDGALVAVAPTPPAPVAPPPPVIQSQKVTYQADALFDFDKAVLKPAGKTALDDLASKIGALNLEVVVATGYTDRIGSDKYNDRLSLRRAQAVKAYLVSKGIEANRIYTEGKGKRNPVTTGCNQKNRKQLIACLAPDRRVEVEVVGTTRQPQ, from the coding sequence ATGAATAAACTTTCAAAGCTCGCGTTCATTGCAGCTACCGCAGTTATGGCTGCATCGGCCTCGGCGCAATCGGTGCCGGCCTCGCGACAAGCCGTGAACGACAACTGGGTGAACGGCACGGGCGAGTATGTGTGGATGAACGGCACGAACGAACTCTGCTGGCGCGACGCATTCTGGACCCCGGCCACGGCCAACGCAAAGTGCGATGGCGCTCTGGTCGCAGTCGCGCCGACGCCGCCCGCACCGGTCGCTCCGCCGCCCCCGGTTATCCAAAGCCAGAAGGTCACCTATCAAGCTGACGCTCTGTTCGACTTCGACAAGGCAGTTTTGAAGCCGGCTGGCAAGACCGCGCTTGACGATCTCGCATCGAAGATCGGCGCGCTGAACCTGGAAGTCGTGGTCGCTACCGGCTACACCGACCGCATTGGTTCGGACAAGTACAACGACCGTCTGTCGCTGCGCCGTGCGCAAGCTGTCAAGGCTTACCTGGTCAGCAAGGGCATCGAAGCCAACCGTATCTATACGGAAGGCAAGGGCAAGCGCAACCCGGTCACCACGGGCTGCAACCAGAAGAACCGCAAGCAACTCATCGCCTGCCTCGCACCGGATCGTCGCGTGGAAGTCGAAGTTGTCGGCACGACGCGTCAGCCGCAGTAA
- the ubiG gene encoding bifunctional 2-polyprenyl-6-hydroxyphenol methylase/3-demethylubiquinol 3-O-methyltransferase UbiG, producing the protein MTNVDPHELQKFSELAHRWWDPNAEFKPLHELNPVRLDWIDAHAHLMSKQVLDIGCGGGILSESMAARGAKVKGIDLSSSALGVADLHSLESGVEVAYEEIAAEALAAREPASYDVVTCMEMLEHVPNPAGTVAACAALVKPGGWVFFSTLNRNAKAYMFAVIGAEYIARMLPRGTHDYARFIKPSELATFARTASLLPVDIKGITYRPFSRHFGLSTDTSINYMMACRREA; encoded by the coding sequence ATGACCAACGTCGATCCCCACGAACTGCAGAAATTTAGCGAGCTTGCGCATCGCTGGTGGGACCCGAACGCCGAGTTCAAACCGCTTCACGAATTGAACCCGGTGCGGCTCGACTGGATCGATGCGCACGCGCATCTGATGAGCAAGCAAGTGCTCGACATCGGCTGCGGCGGCGGCATTTTGTCGGAATCGATGGCGGCGCGTGGCGCGAAGGTCAAGGGCATCGACTTGTCGTCGAGTGCGCTTGGCGTCGCGGATCTGCATAGTCTGGAAAGCGGCGTGGAGGTGGCGTACGAGGAGATCGCAGCCGAAGCGCTGGCCGCGCGCGAACCCGCTTCCTACGACGTCGTGACCTGCATGGAAATGCTCGAGCACGTGCCGAATCCGGCGGGCACCGTTGCCGCGTGCGCCGCGCTGGTCAAGCCAGGCGGCTGGGTCTTCTTCTCTACGCTGAATCGCAACGCGAAGGCGTATATGTTCGCCGTGATCGGCGCGGAGTACATCGCGCGCATGTTGCCGCGCGGCACGCATGACTATGCGCGCTTCATCAAGCCGTCCGAACTCGCCACCTTCGCGCGCACGGCGTCGCTCTTGCCGGTCGACATCAAGGGCATCACCTACCGTCCGTTCTCGCGCCACTTCGGGCTGTCTACTGACACGAGCATCAACTACATGATGGCCTGCCGCCGGGAAGCCTGA
- the gph gene encoding phosphoglycolate phosphatase (PGP is an essential enzyme in the glycolate salvage pathway in higher organisms (photorespiration in plants). Phosphoglycolate results from the oxidase activity of RubisCO in the Calvin cycle when concentrations of carbon dioxide are low relative to oxygen. This enzyme is a member of the Haloacid Dehalogenase (HAD) superfamily of aspartate-nucleophile hydrolase enzymes (PF00702).) gives MTQEDQNGVVQTTPLPDDPTPLPQRAAEGDSLGLCQAVLFDLDGTIADTAPDLVAAVNKMRHDRGLEMRPLETLRPYASAGARGLLGGAFEISPEHPDFAAMRDEFLANYEADLCIETTLFPGITELLDQLDARGVRWGIVTNKVTRFAEPLVALLGLDKRAGCLVCGDTTAHSKPHPAPLLHAAELLDVAPERIVYVGDDLRDVQAGFAAGMITVAAAYGYCGDDIPPHRWHATHVVDTPEELQQLLRDIA, from the coding sequence ATGACCCAAGAAGACCAGAACGGTGTTGTCCAGACGACGCCCCTGCCCGATGATCCCACCCCGCTGCCCCAGCGCGCCGCCGAGGGCGATTCGCTCGGGCTTTGCCAGGCCGTACTGTTCGATCTCGACGGCACCATCGCCGATACCGCGCCCGATCTCGTCGCGGCCGTCAACAAGATGCGGCACGATCGCGGACTCGAAATGCGCCCGCTCGAAACTCTGCGGCCTTACGCCTCGGCGGGTGCGCGCGGGTTGTTGGGCGGCGCGTTCGAGATCAGCCCCGAGCATCCCGATTTCGCGGCGATGCGCGATGAGTTCCTCGCCAACTACGAAGCGGATTTGTGTATCGAAACGACGCTGTTTCCCGGCATCACCGAGTTGCTCGACCAGCTCGATGCACGCGGCGTGCGCTGGGGCATCGTGACGAATAAGGTGACGCGCTTCGCCGAACCGCTCGTCGCCCTGCTCGGACTGGATAAGCGGGCCGGTTGTCTCGTTTGTGGCGATACGACGGCGCATTCGAAGCCGCATCCCGCGCCGCTGCTGCACGCGGCCGAATTACTGGATGTGGCGCCGGAGCGAATCGTCTATGTCGGCGACGACTTGCGCGACGTTCAGGCAGGCTTTGCAGCCGGCATGATCACCGTGGCGGCGGCCTATGGCTATTGCGGCGACGACATTCCGCCGCACCGCTGGCACGCGACTCACGTAGTGGACACGCCAGAAGAACTGCAGCAATTGCTGCGCGATATCGCTTGA
- a CDS encoding VCBS repeat-containing protein: MRRSIARRWIGNLILSLMWALCGALLPAGARAAPPVADCHAGTLITVVAHLDDDLLFVNPGISDKLDAGWCVTTVHLIGGANGAKFDYVVLRETGTKLAYARMAGVPDKWQESTVMIAGKPVHQLVLTQQPRVKLLELRLPGGGVRGGKVPLGLLWDRGQTLNTYPLQADGTGSTTYDRAALSATLRPILSQATEIYTLNPDTVAFMEHPDHILAARITRVVAQSLKRDVPIGYHVTYPTGGLPKNLDAAQTLRKRDVVGSYFAIDGNDAGHVFGEYMWDGNWVARRYWSMAHANDAGPEFQLRPFQLVNEYSSRCLTSAGAGKAPTLAACTGAATQNWFWQQLPAAPGAKNDALFVSAATRGCIAERENGLVEESCKPESAAQHWTPWDFGFVYTPLDHCLGEKNDSLTASRCSMLTAQYRWSPSSQTVWTDTRQEGALFGDVRGEGRDSTVYVQRRKDGPGFNVWVAEMSRFDRASPWFLNAVPFDPQATAPTCNADALCFDSARFLLGDFDGDGRADLMAITPRNGGTAFWLLKSAGTHFEAPRLWFQTSAAWTPEIAQQYVAGDFNGDGRADVMIAQKSKDAGLDLWVLTSDGATANGPALWLKASQLSQSARFMPARVAQSKHVGLLAIENIDCALALSQFASDGSAFAPSYRTNVYAQLRAPFAKVVAGDIDGDGIDDLAVLEPRGDSASTRVFTMKGGKAFGPAIETTTLADTSYADSMPAIARVTEHDDHATLVLFKRANALLGEFYYTGGAPSLYGYEFDTAFKLGPVKIWGELPGLFSESLWLKTLAYWGQ; the protein is encoded by the coding sequence ATGCGCAGAAGCATAGCGAGACGGTGGATCGGCAATCTGATTCTTTCTTTGATGTGGGCGCTATGCGGCGCCCTCCTTCCGGCTGGCGCTCGCGCGGCCCCGCCCGTCGCCGATTGCCACGCGGGCACACTCATCACGGTAGTCGCCCACCTGGACGACGATCTCCTCTTCGTGAATCCTGGCATCAGCGACAAGCTCGACGCCGGCTGGTGCGTGACGACGGTTCACCTGATCGGCGGCGCAAACGGTGCGAAGTTCGATTACGTCGTGCTTCGCGAGACCGGCACGAAGCTCGCCTACGCACGCATGGCAGGCGTGCCGGACAAATGGCAAGAATCGACAGTGATGATTGCGGGGAAGCCCGTGCATCAGCTCGTGCTTACGCAACAGCCGCGCGTGAAGCTGCTCGAATTGCGGTTGCCTGGCGGCGGGGTGCGCGGCGGCAAGGTGCCGCTCGGTTTGCTGTGGGATCGCGGGCAGACGCTCAATACCTATCCGCTGCAAGCGGACGGCACCGGTTCGACCACTTACGACCGCGCCGCCCTTTCCGCGACGCTGCGCCCGATCCTCTCGCAAGCTACGGAAATCTACACGCTCAATCCGGATACGGTCGCCTTCATGGAGCATCCGGATCACATTCTCGCGGCGCGCATCACGCGTGTGGTTGCGCAGAGCCTGAAGCGCGATGTGCCGATCGGCTATCACGTCACCTATCCGACGGGCGGCTTGCCGAAGAATCTCGACGCCGCGCAAACGCTGCGAAAGCGCGATGTCGTCGGCAGCTATTTCGCGATCGATGGCAACGACGCCGGTCACGTCTTCGGCGAGTACATGTGGGACGGCAACTGGGTCGCGCGCCGCTACTGGAGCATGGCCCATGCGAACGACGCCGGTCCGGAGTTCCAGCTGCGCCCGTTCCAGCTCGTCAACGAATACTCGAGCCGCTGCCTGACATCGGCCGGTGCGGGTAAGGCACCGACGCTCGCCGCATGCACAGGCGCCGCGACGCAAAACTGGTTCTGGCAACAGTTGCCCGCCGCGCCGGGCGCTAAAAACGATGCGCTCTTCGTGAGCGCGGCGACGCGCGGGTGTATCGCGGAACGGGAAAACGGGCTTGTCGAGGAAAGCTGCAAGCCGGAAAGCGCGGCGCAGCACTGGACGCCGTGGGACTTCGGCTTCGTGTACACGCCGCTCGATCACTGTCTTGGCGAGAAAAACGACTCACTGACGGCAAGCCGCTGTTCGATGCTGACGGCGCAGTATCGATGGTCGCCGTCATCGCAAACGGTGTGGACGGACACGCGGCAGGAAGGCGCCCTCTTCGGCGACGTTCGTGGCGAAGGCCGCGACAGCACCGTGTATGTGCAGCGGCGCAAGGACGGGCCCGGCTTCAACGTCTGGGTGGCGGAGATGTCGCGCTTCGACCGGGCGTCGCCGTGGTTTCTGAACGCCGTGCCGTTCGACCCGCAAGCCACCGCGCCGACCTGCAATGCCGATGCGCTTTGCTTCGACAGCGCGCGCTTTCTGTTGGGCGATTTCGATGGCGACGGCCGCGCCGATCTGATGGCGATCACGCCGCGCAACGGCGGCACCGCGTTCTGGCTTTTAAAAAGCGCCGGCACGCATTTCGAGGCGCCCCGTTTGTGGTTTCAGACGAGCGCGGCATGGACGCCCGAAATCGCGCAGCAATACGTGGCAGGCGATTTCAACGGCGACGGCCGCGCCGACGTGATGATCGCGCAGAAAAGCAAGGACGCGGGGCTCGACCTCTGGGTGCTGACGTCGGACGGCGCGACGGCGAACGGGCCTGCGCTGTGGTTAAAGGCGAGCCAGTTGAGTCAGAGCGCGCGTTTCATGCCGGCTCGCGTCGCGCAATCGAAGCACGTGGGGCTTCTCGCGATCGAGAATATCGACTGCGCGCTCGCGCTCTCGCAATTCGCGAGTGACGGAAGCGCCTTCGCGCCGAGCTATCGCACGAACGTCTATGCGCAGTTGCGCGCGCCGTTCGCCAAGGTCGTGGCGGGCGATATCGATGGCGACGGCATCGACGATCTGGCCGTGCTCGAACCGCGTGGGGACAGCGCGAGCACGCGCGTCTTCACGATGAAAGGCGGCAAGGCGTTCGGCCCGGCCATCGAGACGACGACGCTCGCCGATACGTCCTACGCGGATTCAATGCCCGCAATCGCGCGCGTCACCGAACACGACGATCACGCCACGCTGGTGCTGTTCAAGCGCGCGAACGCGTTGCTCGGCGAGTTCTATTACACGGGCGGCGCGCCGAGTCTCTACGGCTACGAATTCGATACGGCGTTCAAGCTCGGGCCGGTGAAAATTTGGGGCGAATTGCCAGGGCTGTTCTCCGAGTCGCTGTGGCTCAAGACGCTGGCTTACTGGGGGCAGTGA
- a CDS encoding glycosyltransferase family 4 protein, producing the protein MRILQVILAPRLSGAEVLAKGVAIGHQRSGHDVCIASLMPEHDDFKHISAELGSHGVICLFPTKNPGKLGRLLFLHRAIRQFKPDIIFAHATIPALYVRALPTRVPIVWVMHSGANDFANRALLRAERLLSSRAKAVIGVSQKNIDNYVQEIGLHPSMIVVPNGVDVSRFADDAQPSIPVAAKQIVQVGRYIPEKNQLQTVEAFARVARAEPDARLLLCGVIENLDYHKAVVDLVAKLGLGDRVKIEGPQMNVAQILKASSVFAMPSSFEAHSIGFLEALASGIPVVASAIASFAFAGGFPGVQLLDTADSDAYGHALLDALNQPRATRPLNGLTLQSTADKYLAIARDVLNLRVGLS; encoded by the coding sequence ATGCGTATTCTCCAGGTCATACTGGCGCCCCGACTATCCGGGGCCGAAGTGCTTGCCAAAGGCGTCGCGATCGGGCATCAGCGATCGGGCCACGACGTCTGCATCGCATCGCTGATGCCGGAACACGACGACTTCAAACACATCAGCGCGGAACTCGGTTCGCACGGCGTGATCTGCCTTTTCCCGACGAAAAACCCTGGCAAGCTCGGACGCTTGCTGTTCTTGCATCGCGCGATCCGTCAGTTCAAGCCCGACATCATCTTCGCGCACGCCACCATTCCCGCGCTCTACGTTCGCGCCTTGCCGACGCGGGTGCCGATCGTCTGGGTCATGCACTCCGGCGCGAACGACTTCGCGAACCGGGCGCTTTTGCGCGCCGAGCGATTGCTGTCGAGCCGGGCGAAGGCGGTGATTGGCGTGTCGCAGAAGAATATCGACAACTACGTGCAGGAAATCGGGCTGCATCCTTCGATGATCGTCGTGCCCAACGGCGTCGATGTCTCCCGTTTCGCCGACGACGCGCAACCGTCCATTCCCGTGGCCGCCAAGCAGATCGTGCAGGTGGGCCGCTACATTCCCGAGAAGAATCAGTTGCAGACGGTCGAAGCGTTCGCGCGCGTCGCGCGCGCCGAGCCGGATGCGCGACTGCTGCTGTGCGGCGTCATCGAAAATCTCGACTATCACAAGGCGGTCGTCGATCTGGTCGCGAAGCTCGGACTTGGCGATCGCGTGAAGATCGAAGGGCCGCAGATGAACGTGGCGCAGATTCTGAAGGCGTCGAGCGTGTTTGCGATGCCTTCGAGCTTCGAGGCGCATAGCATCGGCTTTCTGGAGGCGCTGGCGTCGGGCATTCCGGTGGTCGCGAGCGCGATTGCATCGTTCGCCTTCGCGGGTGGTTTTCCCGGCGTGCAATTACTCGATACCGCCGACAGCGACGCCTACGGCCACGCCTTGCTCGATGCGCTCAATCAGCCGCGCGCGACGCGCCCGCTCAACGGCCTGACCCTGCAGAGCACGGCGGACAAGTATCTGGCGATCGCGCGGGACGTTCTGAACTTGCGCGTGGGCCTAAGTTGA
- a CDS encoding substrate-binding domain-containing protein — MVDVECRAELILREADGRETSLSAVVPLLKLVSQTGSIANAASAKGLSYRHAWGLLREIEARLGGALIRKSRGRGSVLSELGESVLRAQRVCGDRLETPLQSVASDVANELNRKLASGLAQVRIHASHGYAVATLVHALGEQRVPVDIKYRESYEAVSALARGECELAGFHLPIGPFRATCAESYRPYLDAGKHQLIRLTRRTQGLFVPKGNPKRVTGLRDLARSDVRFVNRQPGSGTRMLLDLSLRGVGVDPDQINGYATTELTHSAIAAFVASGMADLGFGVQPAAQHFALDFIPIIDEDYFFACERARLNEARLATVLRVLRSDAFNDSVAHLEGYDPARCGSLVDIEEGLRG; from the coding sequence ATGGTCGATGTCGAATGCCGCGCCGAACTCATCCTTCGCGAGGCCGATGGCCGGGAGACCAGCCTGAGCGCGGTTGTGCCGCTTTTGAAGCTCGTCTCTCAAACTGGCAGCATCGCGAATGCCGCGAGCGCTAAGGGTTTGTCCTATCGGCATGCGTGGGGTTTGTTGCGCGAAATCGAGGCGCGGCTGGGCGGCGCGCTGATCCGAAAATCGCGCGGACGCGGGTCGGTATTGTCGGAACTTGGCGAGTCCGTGTTGCGTGCGCAGCGCGTTTGCGGCGACCGGCTCGAAACGCCGCTGCAGTCCGTCGCAAGCGATGTCGCCAATGAACTCAATCGCAAACTCGCCAGTGGTCTCGCGCAAGTGCGTATTCATGCATCGCACGGCTACGCGGTCGCGACGCTCGTGCACGCGCTCGGCGAACAGCGCGTGCCGGTGGACATCAAATACCGCGAAAGTTACGAAGCCGTGAGTGCGCTGGCTCGCGGCGAGTGCGAACTGGCGGGCTTTCATCTGCCGATCGGCCCGTTTCGCGCGACGTGTGCGGAGAGCTATCGTCCTTATCTCGATGCGGGCAAGCATCAACTCATTCGGCTCACGCGGCGCACGCAGGGCCTCTTCGTGCCGAAGGGCAACCCAAAGCGCGTGACGGGACTGCGCGATCTCGCGCGCAGCGACGTGCGCTTCGTGAATCGTCAGCCGGGCTCGGGCACGCGCATGCTGCTCGATTTGTCCTTGCGCGGCGTCGGTGTCGATCCCGATCAGATCAACGGTTACGCGACCACCGAACTCACGCATTCGGCCATCGCCGCGTTCGTCGCGAGCGGCATGGCCGACTTGGGCTTTGGCGTGCAGCCCGCCGCGCAGCACTTCGCGCTCGACTTCATTCCGATCATCGACGAGGACTACTTCTTCGCATGCGAACGCGCGCGGCTCAACGAGGCGCGGCTTGCCACCGTATTGCGCGTGTTACGCAGCGACGCGTTCAACGACAGCGTGGCGCATCTGGAAGGTTACGACCCGGCGCGTTGCGGCTCGCTCGTCGATATCGAAGAAGGTTTGCGCGGCTGA
- a CDS encoding NAD(P)H-dependent oxidoreductase subunit E, translated as MTHTQPLSAAAAEDLVRRHAVHDATLMTILHAIQDETGFVPEEVVAPLARVLSLSRAEVHGTITYYHHFRSAPPARVTVQLCRAEACRSMGTEALKDHIEGHTGCRFDSGHAEGTELESVYCLGQCALSPSMMINGEIHARVTPQKFDRLYKAASEQSQKTEVAA; from the coding sequence ATGACACACACGCAGCCGTTGTCCGCCGCTGCCGCTGAAGACCTCGTGCGCCGCCATGCCGTGCACGACGCCACCTTGATGACCATCCTGCATGCCATCCAGGACGAAACCGGCTTCGTGCCGGAAGAAGTCGTCGCGCCGCTGGCGCGCGTCCTGTCGCTGTCGCGTGCGGAGGTTCACGGCACGATCACGTACTACCATCACTTTCGAAGCGCGCCGCCCGCGCGCGTGACCGTGCAGTTGTGCCGCGCGGAAGCGTGCCGCAGCATGGGCACCGAAGCGCTGAAGGATCACATCGAAGGGCATACCGGATGCCGTTTCGACAGCGGTCATGCCGAAGGCACCGAGCTCGAATCGGTGTATTGCCTCGGCCAATGCGCGCTGTCGCCGTCGATGATGATCAACGGCGAGATTCACGCGCGCGTCACGCCGCAGAAGTTCGATCGTCTTTACAAGGCAGCGAGCGAACAAAGCCAGAAGACAGAGGTGGCGGCATGA